In Caloenas nicobarica isolate bCalNic1 chromosome 5, bCalNic1.hap1, whole genome shotgun sequence, a single genomic region encodes these proteins:
- the TMEM179 gene encoding transmembrane protein 179 yields MALSNFLFAQCICYFLAFLFSFIVVVPLSENGNDFHGRCLLFTEGMWLNANLTVERQRFTVQEWGPEAACRFSIFTGLLSLLLATVQAWRTLFFLCKGHEDSFFYAFLNLLISAFVVFITFIASTIVSVGFNMWCDAITEKGSMPNSCEELQDIDLELNLENSAFYDQFAIAQFGLWAAWLTWLGITILAFLKVYHNYRQEDLLDSLIHEKELLLGRSSSRTSLQDEKSGMI; encoded by the exons ATGGCGCTCAGCAATTTCCTCTTCGCTCAGTGCATCTGCTACTTCCTGGCCTTCCTCTTCAGCTTCATCGTGGTGGTACCTCTCTCCGAGAATGGCAATGACTTCCACGGCCGGTGCCTGCTCTTCACCGAGGGCATGTGGCTCAACGCCAACCTGACGGTGGAGAGGCAGCGCTTCACCGTGCAGGAGTGGGGGCCCGAGGCCGCCTGCCGCTTCAGCATCTTCACCGGgctcctctctctgctgctggccacagTGCAGGCCTGGAGgaccctcttcttcctctgcaaagGGCACGAGGA CTCTTTCTTTTATGCCTTCCTGAATCTGCTGATCAGCGCCTTTGTGGTGTTTATCACGTTTATTGCTAGCACTATAGTGAGTGTAGGATTTAACATGTGGTGTGATGCAATTACTGAAAAAGGAAGCATGCCAAATAG CTGTGAAGAATTACAGGATATAGATCTTGAACTGAACTTAGAAAACTCTGCTTTCTATGACCAGTTTGCTATTGCACAG ttTGGTCTCTGGGCTGCCTGGCTGACTTGGCTGGGAATTACCATTCTGGCTTTCCTGAAGGTTTATCACAACTACAGACAGGAGGACCTGCTAGATAGCCTGATCCATGAGAAGGAGCTGTTGCTAGGAAGATCCTCTTCACGAACCTCTTTGCAAGATGAGAAAAGTGGCATGATCTAA
- the C5H14orf180 gene encoding nutritionally-regulated adipose and cardiac enriched protein homolog isoform X2, which translates to MSQICPAPPSDPSAEELPTDDSSYPPSILRKRPPVDQAVGEKRKAERRVRFREPEVVVEYAISCCDYVVVDDRSSSGLPMLLWLSFSAVLILAVSLYYTSMKQDVKVLEEFQSRLVIFFLQIRHVAQKCWAWFTRQ; encoded by the exons ATGTCCCAAATATGTCCAGCCCCACCTTCTGACCCTAGTGCAGAGGAGCTGCCG ACAGATGACAGTAGCTATCCTCCTTCAATACTGAGGAAAAGGCCACCTGTGGACCAAGCCGTGGGGGAAAAGcggaaagcagagagaagggtTCGATTTCGTGAGCCAGAAGTCGTCGTTGAATATG CCATTTCCTGCTGTGACTACGTAGTGG TAGATGACAGGTCATCATCTGGCTTGCCCATGCTCCTGTGGCTCtcattttctgcagtgctgaTCCTTGCTGTGAGTCTCTACTACACCAGCATGAAGCAAGATGTCAAAGTCCTGGAGGAATTTCAATCCCGACTTGTTATCTTCTTTCTTCAGATAAGACACGTTGCTCAGAAATGCTGGGCTTGGTTTACGAGGCAGTAG
- the C5H14orf180 gene encoding nutritionally-regulated adipose and cardiac enriched protein homolog isoform X1 — translation MSQICPAPPSDPSAEELPTDDSSYPPSILRKRPPVDQAVGEKRKAERRVRFREPEVVVEYAISCCDYVVDDRSSSGLPMLLWLSFSAVLILAVSLYYTSMKQDVKVLEEFQSRLVIFFLQIRHVAQKCWAWFTRQ, via the exons ATGTCCCAAATATGTCCAGCCCCACCTTCTGACCCTAGTGCAGAGGAGCTGCCG ACAGATGACAGTAGCTATCCTCCTTCAATACTGAGGAAAAGGCCACCTGTGGACCAAGCCGTGGGGGAAAAGcggaaagcagagagaagggtTCGATTTCGTGAGCCAGAAGTCGTCGTTGAATATG CCATTTCCTGCTGTGACTACGTAGTGG ATGACAGGTCATCATCTGGCTTGCCCATGCTCCTGTGGCTCtcattttctgcagtgctgaTCCTTGCTGTGAGTCTCTACTACACCAGCATGAAGCAAGATGTCAAAGTCCTGGAGGAATTTCAATCCCGACTTGTTATCTTCTTTCTTCAGATAAGACACGTTGCTCAGAAATGCTGGGCTTGGTTTACGAGGCAGTAG